A window from Rana temporaria chromosome 8, aRanTem1.1, whole genome shotgun sequence encodes these proteins:
- the LOC120910038 gene encoding oocyte zinc finger protein XlCOF22-like has product MLVSGDQQSMEEGCPLYSRDSPQEHQNSTDNDQGEESKDRTAKEEEETLGEERKDIKVEVKEEEDERLVSGDQQSMEERGPLYSRDSPQEHHNYKENDQGEGLRDIKVEVKEEERLVSGDQQSMEEGEMIMESKQEESSLHINTDGLFVLKTSEGDPILSPDMKAEDDDITQCSPGEDPIIPTAHHRPSHLEGSMGPSNPEEPSDKSHTMTSDVHLSHTMTSDVHLSHTMTSDDHLSHTMTSDDHLSHTMTSDVHLSHTTTSDVHLRSVGPSNPEEPSDKSHTMTLTHPSNPKVFSLCDRSPTGKRSYSCSECGKCFTRMGILRTHQRIHTGERPFSCSECGKCFTRKGILCTHQRIHTGERPFSCSECGKCFINKAKLLGHQKSHTGELPFSCSECGKCFSKRETLFRHQALHTGERPHSCSECGKCFALKEDLVKHQKSHTGDRPFSCSECGKCFLRAYNLLLHQRRHTGERPFSCTECGKCFIDNSGLLIHQRIHTGDRPFSCLECGKCFLRTDHLHLHQRSHTGERPFSCTECGKCFTENRRLLIHQRLHTGERPFSCAECGKCFIEKGNLLRHQKSHMGARPFSC; this is encoded by the exons atgttggtgagtggagatcagcagtctatggaggagggttgTCCTCTTTATTCCCGGGATTCCCCCCAGGAACATCAGAACTCTACAGATAATGATCAG GGTGAAGAATCGAAGGATAGAACAgctaaagaagaagaagagacgttg ggtgaagaacggaaagacatcaaagttgaaGTTAAGGAGGAAGAAGAcgagaggttggtgagtggagatcagcagtctatggaggagagaggtcctctgtattcccgggattccccaCAAGAACATCACAACTATAAAGAGAATGATCAG GGTGAAGGACTGAGAGACatcaaagttgaggttaaagaagaagagaggttggtgagtggagatcagcagtctatggaggagggggagatgatcATGGAAAGTAAACAGGAGGAATCTTCTCTACATATCAACACAG ATGGACTTTTTGTTCTGAAAACCTCGGAAGGAGATCCAATTTTATCTCCCGATATGAAAGCAGAAGATGATGACATCACACAATGTTCTCCAGGAGAAGATCCCATTATTCCAACCGCACATCACAGACCTTCCCATCTGGAGGGATCAATGGGTCCttctaatcctgaggaaccttctgataaatcccacactatgacatcagatgtccatctaTCCCATACTATGACCTCAGATGTCCATCTATCCCATACTATGACCTCAGATGACCATCTATCCCACACTATGACCTCAGATGACCATCTATCCCACactatgacatcagatgtccatctaTCCCACACTACgacatcagatgtccatctaagatcaGTGGGTCCttctaatcctgaggaaccttCTGATAAATCCCACACTATGACTTTAACACATCCATCCAATCCCAAGGtgttttctttatgtgacaggaGTCCCACGGGTAAGCgttcttattcatgttcagagtgcgggaaatgtttcactagGATGGGAATTCTTCGtacacaccagagaattcacactggtgagcgtcctttttcatgttcagagtgtgggaaatgtttcactaGGAAGGGAATTCTTTGcacacaccagagaattcacactggtgagcgtcctttttcatgttcagagtgtgggaaatgtttcattaATAAAGCAAAACTTCTTGGACACCAGAAAAGTCACACAGGTGAGCTTCCATTTtcatgttctgagtgcgggaaatgtttctctaAAAGGGAAACCCTTTTTAGACACCAGGCACTTCATACAGGTGAGCGTCctcattcatgttcagagtgcggaaaatgtttcgcTCTGAAAGAAGACCTTGTTAAACACCAGAAAAGCCACACCGGAGATCGTCCTTTTTCTTGTTCGGAGTGCGGAAAATGCTTTCTTAGAGCTTATAACCTTCTTTTACACCAGAGACGTCACACGGGTGAGCGCCCTTTTTCGtgtacagagtgcgggaaatgtttcattgATAATAGCGGACTTCTTATACACCAGAGAATACACACCGGAGATCGTCCTTTTTCTTGTttggagtgcgggaaatgctttctTAGGACTGATCACCTTCATctacaccagagaagtcacacaggtgagcgtcctttttcttgtacagagtgcggaaaatgtttcacAGAGAACAGAAGACTTCTTATACACCAGAGACTACACACCggggagcgtcctttttcatgtgcagagtgcgggaaatgtttcattgAGAAAGGAAACCTTCTTAGACACCAGAAAAGTCACATGGGCGCCCGTCCCTTTTCTTGTtga